AACAAAAAGTAAACTTGAAGTGGCAGCGATTTATGGGGTATTTGCTATTATGTTTGTCATCATTGCTTATCCTCTTTTATGGGCTGTCGGTATGTCCCTCAACCCAGGAAGAAGTTTATTTTCAGCTACAATGATACCTGAAAATTGGAGTTTAGAGCATTTCAAATGGCTGTTTTTCGAAGACCCACGTGGACGTTATGTGACTTGGTATAAAAATAGTTTAATCGTGGCGATTGCAACCTCGTTTTTCTCAGTGGTTGTATCCACATTAACGGCATATGCTTTTTCAAGGTTTAAATTTGTCGGTAGAAAAAATGGCTTATTTATTCTACTAGTGTTGCAAATGTTCCCTATATTAATGGCGATGGTAGCAATCTATCTTCTATTAAATATGGTAGGGCTTATCGATAATCTCGTTGGGTTAATAATTATCTATGTCGGGGCTAGTGTGCCGATGATGACGTTTCTCGTAAAAGGCTACTTTGATACAGTGCCGAAAGAGTTAGATGAAGCGGCAAGAATTGATGGCGCTGGTCCTTTACGGGTTTTTTATTCGATTATGCTTCCTCTTGCTAAGCCAATTATCTCAGTGGTTGCTTTGTTTCAATTTATGACCCCGTTCATGGATTTCTTATTACCGAGGATTGTGCTGAGAAGCGAAGAGAATTTTACATTAGCTTTAGGACTGTTTAATTTTGTGAGTAATGAATTCGATAACAATTTTACGCGTTTTGCAGCGGGAGCGATCCTAGTAGCTATTCCAATTGCCGCAGTATTTTTATATTTACAGCGATATCTTATTTCCGGTCTTACAGCTGGAGGTACGAAAGGTTAAGGGCTTGTGATATCTCATTTTATCACAGATAAGTGACCGTAAAACGCCTACTGATTGAAGGTTCGTTTTATTAATGAATGTAAAGGTGATGTGATTAGATATGAAGAAATTCCCTCTTATCAGCGATAAAATTCAAGGATTGTTACATGGTGCTGATTATAATCCTGAGCAATGGCTTGATTATCCTGATGTATTTGAAGAAGATATACGTCTTATGAAAAAAGCATCCTGCAATGTCATGTCTGTAGGAATATTCTCATGGGTATCCCTAGAGCCAGAAGAGGGTGTGTTCACGTTCGACTGGCTTGATAATGTGTTAGATACGTTATATAAAAACGATATTTTTGTTTTTTTAGCCACACCGAGCGGAGCAAGGCCTGCTTGGATGTCTGAGAAATATCCAGAAGTACTTCGAACGACAAAGCAACGAGTCAAAAATTTACATGGTGAACGACATAATCATTGCTTTACGTCTCCAATTTATAGAGAGAAAGTGACGATCATAAATGAAATGCTTTCAGAATGTTATGCCGATCACCCTGCTGTTATCGGCTGGCATATCTCAAATGAGTATGGTGGTGACTGCCATTGTGACTACTGTCAGGAAGCTTTTAGAACATGGCTTAAACATAAATATGGGACACTGGAAAAACTGAATCACGCTTGGTGGACGACGTTTTGGAGCCATACAATGACATCATGGTCACAGGTTGAATCACCGGCCCCACACGGTGAAAAGTCAGTTCACGGGCTTAATCTCGACTGGAATCGTTTTGTCACAGATCAAACAATTGATTTCTTTAAGCATGAAGTTGAGGGTGTTCGTAAAAAGGCCAATCAACTACCTGTAACGACAAATTTTATGGAAGCGTTTGAAGGGTTAAATTATTGGGAGTTCGCTAAGCATGTAGATGTCGTTTCTTGGGACTCATATCCAACATGGCACGATGGGGAACCCCCTTCAAACTTAGCGTCTTGGATTTCATTTAACCATGATTTAATGCGCTCGTTAAAAGACGGGCAACCTTTTATGCTCATGGAAAGTACCCCAAGTTTAACGAACTGGCAAAACATAAGTAAATTGAAGAAGCCGGGA
The genomic region above belongs to Bacillus sp. A301a_S52 and contains:
- a CDS encoding sugar ABC transporter permease, with translation MFVIIAYPLLWAVGMSLNPGRSLFSATMIPENWSLEHFKWLFFEDPRGRYVTWYKNSLIVAIATSFFSVVVSTLTAYAFSRFKFVGRKNGLFILLVLQMFPILMAMVAIYLLLNMVGLIDNLVGLIIIYVGASVPMMTFLVKGYFDTVPKELDEAARIDGAGPLRVFYSIMLPLAKPIISVVALFQFMTPFMDFLLPRIVLRSEENFTLALGLFNFVSNEFDNNFTRFAAGAILVAIPIAAVFLYLQRYLISGLTAGGTKG